Proteins from one Planctomyces sp. SH-PL62 genomic window:
- a CDS encoding HEAT repeat domain-containing protein, which produces MSTTIDYSIPFRGDLKALVGVGSSAAFVTSHPEGRPTGLHRVHLGDDRPRSESEDLPGGLAIVADGETLWIAGSDGRIHHAPPGGRPQPIGPKFDEPPRSLALLSDDRLGVLSGREVKILSRKDGKLAQTLELPEPGSVLASDPSGRWLAVGTTGGLVAIFEAETTPEFVAGDAARLHEGEVTAILFERDDLRFFSAGADLKLLSTHARGKLEPEDKGRANNHADRVTAMIWGPGDRLLTGGLDAVVKSWPRVGGVKPATQKEGVARVVGLALVQRHDRDHLVVAGEDQTICTFAIDAAGKPAALLLRGCDAMAATKADLAGDDPRAREAAIRRLAEFDDAASLDLLADQAGVDPDHGLRLLAARSLGQSDNPRAAARLEGLFAHAEAAVRSAAFEGLRRIRGRADLHVLDLALKAEKPEIGKLAVEALEALAPGDDRATDRLSRALAAKTPEVRLAALVALESAYPAGSPEANLAAMGTTHPDVRRAALLRLSARGLLGDPAAQAALRRRAEDPDAEVRRVAFLLSLQTRPALLQALRSRDPELQRQLADLEGSDEGPTPEPAKKARKGRGEASTKAETLTDDDLAPLLQAAAARAVDTSLRGARGLAVLGDARAFGLLLQLSREEDEKARVEACRALAALDDPRGAERLRSLLHDPGLNVRDAAFTALARLHESEPLKAAEAGLNAPSENVRQRGLQLLVAEARKAPPGKLEERPAAMLADALNDSIATVRSEAFKAALNLNVGGGGAATLRFVMKSRHADVRREAMTETMANVAGPGGWDVLFEFLDDPDPGLRAEAYAFAAKKTKGLETLDAALGSRYPDLRKSAVDGLIKKRTAAAQKLLARALDDADGDVRLAALEALVGADARPVLRTAVESPHADVRLRAALALARHGDPAALAPLLALATAPEPAEEERKKDWASLAESALIGLGRLGDAAALPDLIPLIDGPIAPIRRAAARALAWLAPPDRPAPLHDALRHHDPVVRDLAALGLAILGDASAGPLVFSDAAKSLEPWEKLAAALALSGAAAGDGHLVAALDDPDETARARAFLLLLMREWKEPREDSTLMLAALAAREARTRLAAAEALEATAGPSGLAAFLAKTFNDRGEKPAWTIAEGVVDDLAELLVHAAPGLRARSSELLRELENEEQAGWDQAWAIHSERYSAEIAALRRAAESRRPPRPASAPERLRELAFGAYVGLVRERGSSRKKGAEPAVARVRRTALGRLVNLAKADPAVASAALPVLVQVLGDPNAAIRLPAFESLPELGLDPTALAAEALGTGHLDLGVKALEILASGGSAAEGRRVLDEAMLTRRDDLAIEAARLLMANEGVAAVAGRALEGSHEPLRRAAVAWLADESDKNEKAREALRRALGSRHPSVREAAAMALSTRKDATAFDALVEGLRAATEPAAARRFIAALTVLGDPRAASVFLDRVEDDPSGTAPTEELIRAVGDLGRPEIVDRLFALWDREPKRGAAIRQALLSISGHDQAIEDPEEDAPDRRWEETQRPRRDDVLARLLARLAAPGEKGAAAFLPAARWSRSSAVDPVLSGLVAHPDEATRRGAIEAIGWRLRKRTGDPTALVKALASRDPVSQLLAAEGLARIGRPDGLSALLASVELVSDLGLRRRAVLALGELGDERAAELLIKLASDDAHALNEVAAEAIGHLGRSKHAEVVWRLLERLARGYGGVAFQANRGLRWLDTAAGWALLRGRAADPAAPNRWAAIEQLAYNDDPATRELLLRLVREDLTHGESAYDAARRLAGPDALEPDEALIQNPELSFLDVFKKALERVCERSSPATIFAILPRCEDQDARKDLSRAVLSRKELPVAEARKAIDDRDPIVSGLAAHVLGRAGESARDAASAIDSALARWWKAWLERRKAAWRGIDPDDDDSPDRPIVDCLGLVAWAAGRLGVGIETLTSMAKAPGADLDAADLRRSAIEALAASPARKGAVDALEGAAETSTPELRALAAQAVAEDAPEKIASLAEKLLADGSAFGRIARDAGPRLSELLRRAARQGRYQGVALPHLIAGRDLEGLTAVAGDRSLDEGAKLGAVEALAALATEPAEAVLREIGLDDRLDEDLRKAAWRGLRRSKRARTPKTPKTPKPSRAEVRG; this is translated from the coding sequence GTGAGCACGACGATCGACTACTCCATCCCGTTCCGCGGCGACCTGAAGGCGCTCGTCGGCGTCGGCTCGTCGGCCGCCTTCGTGACCTCCCACCCCGAGGGCCGACCGACCGGTCTGCACCGGGTCCACCTGGGGGACGACCGCCCCCGATCCGAGAGCGAAGACCTCCCCGGCGGGCTCGCGATCGTCGCCGACGGCGAGACGCTCTGGATCGCCGGGAGCGACGGCCGGATCCATCACGCCCCGCCCGGCGGCCGTCCCCAACCCATCGGACCGAAGTTCGACGAACCGCCGAGGTCCCTGGCCCTGCTCTCCGACGACCGCCTCGGAGTGCTGTCGGGCCGCGAGGTGAAGATCCTGTCGCGGAAGGACGGCAAGCTCGCGCAGACGCTCGAACTCCCCGAGCCCGGCTCGGTCCTGGCGAGCGATCCGTCGGGCCGCTGGCTGGCGGTCGGTACGACCGGCGGACTCGTCGCGATCTTCGAGGCCGAGACGACCCCCGAGTTCGTCGCGGGAGACGCCGCGCGGCTGCACGAAGGGGAGGTGACGGCGATCCTCTTCGAGCGCGACGACCTGCGGTTCTTCTCGGCCGGGGCCGACCTGAAACTCCTCTCGACCCACGCGCGAGGGAAGCTGGAGCCCGAGGACAAGGGACGGGCCAACAACCACGCCGACCGCGTCACGGCCATGATCTGGGGCCCCGGGGACCGCCTGCTCACCGGCGGCCTCGACGCCGTGGTGAAGTCGTGGCCCCGCGTGGGGGGGGTCAAGCCGGCGACCCAGAAGGAGGGGGTCGCCCGCGTCGTCGGGCTCGCCCTGGTCCAGCGGCACGACCGCGACCACCTGGTCGTCGCGGGCGAGGACCAGACCATCTGCACGTTCGCGATCGACGCGGCCGGTAAGCCCGCGGCGCTGCTGCTCCGGGGCTGCGACGCGATGGCCGCGACGAAGGCCGACCTCGCGGGCGACGACCCCCGCGCCCGCGAAGCCGCGATCCGCCGACTGGCCGAATTCGACGATGCGGCGTCGCTCGACCTTCTGGCCGATCAGGCCGGGGTCGACCCCGACCACGGGCTTCGACTCCTCGCCGCTCGGTCGCTCGGCCAGTCCGACAATCCCAGGGCGGCGGCGCGGCTGGAGGGCCTGTTCGCCCACGCCGAGGCGGCCGTCCGCTCGGCCGCGTTCGAGGGCCTGCGGCGGATCCGGGGTCGGGCCGACCTCCACGTTTTGGACCTCGCCCTCAAGGCCGAGAAGCCCGAGATCGGCAAGCTCGCCGTCGAGGCGCTCGAGGCGCTGGCGCCAGGGGACGATCGGGCGACGGACCGCCTGTCCAGGGCCCTCGCGGCCAAGACGCCCGAGGTCCGGCTGGCGGCGCTCGTCGCGCTGGAATCGGCCTACCCGGCCGGATCGCCCGAGGCGAACCTGGCCGCCATGGGGACGACCCACCCCGACGTCAGGAGGGCCGCGCTCCTGCGGCTTTCCGCCCGGGGGCTGCTGGGCGACCCCGCCGCGCAAGCGGCCCTCCGACGCCGGGCCGAAGACCCCGACGCCGAGGTCCGTCGGGTCGCCTTCCTGCTCTCGCTCCAGACCCGCCCCGCCCTGCTCCAGGCCCTCCGGTCCCGCGACCCCGAGCTGCAACGCCAGCTCGCCGACCTGGAAGGAAGCGATGAGGGGCCGACGCCCGAGCCCGCGAAGAAGGCGCGGAAGGGCCGGGGCGAGGCGTCCACGAAGGCCGAAACGCTGACGGACGACGACCTCGCGCCGCTGCTCCAGGCCGCCGCCGCCCGCGCCGTCGACACCAGCCTCCGGGGTGCCCGAGGGCTGGCCGTCCTGGGGGACGCCCGGGCGTTCGGCCTCCTCCTGCAACTGAGCCGCGAGGAGGACGAGAAGGCCCGCGTCGAGGCCTGCCGCGCCCTGGCCGCGCTGGACGATCCCCGAGGTGCCGAGCGGCTGAGGTCGCTGCTCCACGACCCCGGCCTGAACGTCCGCGACGCGGCCTTCACCGCCCTGGCCCGCCTGCACGAGTCCGAGCCCCTGAAGGCGGCCGAGGCGGGCCTGAACGCCCCCTCGGAGAACGTCCGCCAGAGGGGGCTGCAACTGCTCGTCGCCGAGGCGCGCAAGGCCCCGCCCGGCAAGCTGGAAGAGCGTCCCGCGGCCATGCTGGCCGACGCCCTGAACGACTCGATCGCGACCGTCCGCTCCGAGGCGTTCAAGGCCGCGTTGAACCTGAACGTCGGCGGGGGAGGCGCGGCCACCCTGCGGTTCGTCATGAAGAGCCGGCACGCCGACGTCCGCCGCGAGGCGATGACCGAGACGATGGCGAACGTGGCCGGGCCGGGGGGCTGGGACGTCCTGTTCGAGTTCCTGGACGACCCCGACCCCGGCCTCCGCGCCGAGGCGTACGCGTTCGCGGCGAAGAAGACGAAGGGGCTGGAGACGCTCGACGCGGCCCTCGGCTCGCGCTATCCCGACCTGCGGAAGTCGGCCGTCGACGGCCTGATCAAGAAGCGCACGGCCGCCGCGCAGAAGCTCCTCGCCCGCGCCCTGGACGACGCGGACGGCGACGTACGGCTCGCCGCGCTGGAGGCGCTCGTCGGGGCCGACGCCCGGCCGGTGCTGAGGACGGCGGTCGAGAGCCCGCACGCCGACGTCCGGCTCCGCGCGGCCCTCGCGCTGGCGCGGCACGGCGACCCGGCCGCGCTCGCCCCGCTGCTCGCCCTGGCCACCGCTCCCGAGCCCGCGGAGGAGGAGCGGAAAAAGGACTGGGCGAGCCTCGCGGAGTCGGCCCTGATCGGCCTCGGTCGGCTGGGAGACGCCGCCGCGCTCCCGGACCTCATCCCCCTGATCGACGGCCCGATCGCACCGATCCGACGGGCCGCGGCGAGGGCCCTGGCCTGGCTCGCGCCGCCGGACCGGCCCGCCCCGCTCCACGACGCGCTGAGGCACCACGACCCGGTCGTCCGCGACCTCGCGGCGCTCGGCCTGGCGATCCTCGGCGACGCCTCGGCCGGGCCGCTCGTCTTCTCCGACGCCGCGAAGTCGCTCGAACCCTGGGAGAAGCTCGCGGCGGCCCTGGCGCTCTCGGGCGCGGCGGCCGGCGACGGGCATCTCGTCGCCGCGCTCGACGACCCGGACGAGACGGCGCGGGCGAGGGCGTTCCTGCTTCTCCTGATGAGGGAATGGAAGGAGCCCCGCGAGGATTCGACGCTCATGCTGGCGGCCCTGGCGGCCCGGGAGGCCCGGACGCGGCTCGCGGCGGCCGAGGCGCTGGAGGCGACGGCCGGCCCGTCGGGGCTCGCCGCGTTCCTGGCGAAGACGTTCAACGACCGCGGCGAGAAGCCCGCCTGGACGATCGCCGAGGGGGTCGTGGACGACCTGGCCGAGCTGCTCGTCCACGCCGCCCCCGGCCTCCGCGCCCGCTCCTCGGAGCTGCTCCGGGAGCTTGAGAACGAGGAGCAAGCCGGGTGGGACCAGGCCTGGGCGATCCACTCGGAGCGCTACTCCGCCGAGATCGCCGCGCTGCGCCGGGCCGCGGAGTCGCGACGGCCCCCCCGCCCCGCCTCCGCGCCCGAACGTCTCCGCGAGCTGGCCTTCGGCGCCTACGTCGGGCTGGTCCGGGAGCGAGGAAGTTCTCGCAAGAAGGGCGCCGAGCCGGCCGTCGCACGGGTGAGGCGGACGGCGCTCGGGCGGCTCGTGAACCTGGCGAAGGCCGACCCCGCGGTCGCCTCGGCGGCCCTCCCGGTGCTCGTGCAGGTCCTGGGAGACCCGAACGCGGCGATCCGCCTCCCGGCCTTCGAGAGCCTGCCGGAGCTGGGCCTGGACCCGACGGCCCTCGCGGCCGAGGCGCTGGGGACCGGCCACCTCGACCTGGGCGTGAAGGCCCTGGAGATCCTCGCCTCGGGAGGGTCGGCGGCGGAGGGGCGTCGCGTGCTCGACGAGGCGATGCTCACGCGCCGGGACGACCTGGCGATCGAGGCGGCCCGGCTGCTGATGGCGAACGAAGGGGTCGCGGCCGTCGCGGGCCGGGCGCTGGAGGGCTCCCACGAGCCGCTCCGACGGGCCGCCGTCGCCTGGCTGGCCGACGAGTCCGACAAGAACGAGAAGGCCCGCGAAGCTCTCCGGCGGGCGCTCGGCTCGCGCCACCCGTCGGTCCGCGAGGCCGCGGCGATGGCGTTGTCCACCCGGAAGGATGCGACGGCCTTCGACGCCCTGGTCGAAGGGCTCAGGGCCGCGACCGAGCCCGCCGCCGCGCGTCGCTTCATCGCCGCCCTGACGGTCCTGGGCGACCCCCGCGCCGCCTCGGTCTTCCTCGACCGCGTGGAGGACGACCCCTCGGGGACCGCCCCGACCGAGGAACTCATCCGAGCCGTCGGCGACCTCGGCCGACCGGAAATCGTCGACCGGCTCTTCGCCCTCTGGGACCGGGAGCCGAAGCGAGGCGCGGCGATCCGGCAGGCCCTCCTTTCGATCAGCGGCCATGACCAGGCGATCGAGGACCCCGAGGAGGATGCGCCCGATCGGCGGTGGGAGGAGACGCAGCGCCCGCGTCGCGACGACGTGCTGGCCCGCCTCCTCGCCCGACTCGCCGCGCCGGGCGAGAAGGGCGCCGCCGCGTTCCTCCCCGCGGCCCGATGGTCGCGTTCGAGCGCGGTCGATCCGGTCCTGTCCGGCCTGGTCGCGCATCCGGACGAGGCGACCCGGCGCGGGGCGATCGAGGCGATCGGCTGGAGGCTCCGCAAGCGCACCGGCGACCCGACCGCGCTCGTCAAGGCGCTGGCCTCGCGGGACCCGGTCTCGCAGCTGCTGGCGGCCGAGGGCCTGGCCCGGATCGGCCGACCGGACGGGCTCTCCGCGCTCCTGGCGAGCGTGGAGCTGGTCTCCGACCTGGGCCTCCGCCGTCGGGCCGTCCTGGCGCTCGGCGAGCTCGGGGACGAGCGGGCCGCGGAGCTGCTCATCAAGCTCGCCTCCGACGACGCCCACGCCCTCAACGAGGTCGCCGCCGAGGCGATCGGCCACCTCGGTCGATCGAAGCACGCCGAGGTCGTCTGGCGGTTGCTGGAGCGACTCGCGCGGGGGTACGGCGGGGTGGCCTTCCAGGCGAACAGGGGCCTCCGCTGGCTCGACACGGCCGCGGGGTGGGCGCTGCTGCGCGGCCGCGCGGCCGATCCGGCGGCCCCGAACCGCTGGGCGGCCATCGAACAACTGGCCTACAACGACGACCCGGCCACCCGCGAGCTGCTCCTCCGGCTCGTCCGCGAGGATCTCACGCATGGGGAATCGGCGTACGACGCGGCCCGCCGGCTCGCCGGCCCCGACGCCCTGGAGCCCGACGAGGCCCTGATCCAGAACCCGGAACTCTCCTTTCTCGACGTGTTCAAGAAGGCCCTGGAGCGCGTCTGCGAGCGGTCCTCGCCCGCGACGATCTTCGCCATCCTCCCCCGCTGCGAGGATCAAGACGCCCGCAAGGACCTGAGCCGGGCGGTCCTGTCGAGGAAGGAACTTCCGGTCGCCGAGGCGCGGAAGGCGATCGACGACCGAGACCCGATCGTCTCGGGCCTCGCGGCGCACGTCCTGGGGAGGGCCGGCGAGTCGGCCCGCGACGCGGCGTCGGCGATCGATTCGGCCCTCGCCCGCTGGTGGAAAGCCTGGCTCGAACGCCGGAAGGCCGCCTGGCGCGGGATCGACCCCGACGACGACGACTCGCCCGACCGGCCGATCGTCGATTGCCTGGGCCTGGTCGCCTGGGCGGCCGGACGATTGGGGGTCGGGATCGAGACCCTGACTTCGATGGCGAAGGCCCCCGGCGCCGACCTCGACGCGGCCGACCTGCGGCGATCGGCGATCGAGGCCCTGGCGGCGTCGCCCGCGAGGAAGGGGGCGGTCGACGCCCTGGAGGGGGCCGCCGAGACCTCGACCCCCGAGCTTCGGGCCCTGGCGGCCCAGGCCGTGGCCGAGGACGCGCCCGAGAAGATCGCGTCCCTGGCCGAGAAGCTCCTGGCCGACGGCTCGGCCTTCGGACGAATCGCCCGCGACGCGGGCCCTCGCCTCTCCGAACTCCTCCGCCGGGCCGCCCGGCAGGGGCGCTATCAGGGGGTGGCCCTGCCGCACCTGATCGCCGGCCGGGACCTGGAGGGCCTCACCGCCGTGGCCGG